A single window of Halotalea alkalilenta DNA harbors:
- a CDS encoding amino acid ABC transporter ATP-binding protein, producing the protein MTSNTASAAEQPMIEITRLNKWYGDFHVLRDIDLTVAKGERIVICGPSGSGKSTMIRCINHLEEHQQGEIVVGGIPMTRDVKRIEQIRRRVGMVFQHFNLFPHLTVLENCCLAQVWVQKKPRREAEKIAMEYLERVRIANQAQKYPGQLSGGQQQRVAIARSLCMHPEIMLFDEPTSALDPEMIKEVLDVMVQLASEGMTMLCVTHEMGFAKTVADRVIFMDQGQIIEQNPPTEFFGNPRSARTREFLSQILGH; encoded by the coding sequence ATGACCAGCAACACCGCCAGCGCAGCCGAGCAGCCGATGATCGAAATCACCCGGCTCAACAAGTGGTACGGGGATTTCCACGTTCTGCGCGACATCGACCTGACCGTGGCCAAAGGCGAAAGGATCGTGATCTGCGGCCCTTCGGGGTCGGGCAAGTCGACCATGATCCGCTGTATCAACCACCTCGAGGAGCACCAGCAGGGCGAGATCGTCGTCGGCGGCATTCCGATGACCCGTGACGTCAAGCGTATCGAGCAGATTCGCCGCCGGGTGGGAATGGTGTTCCAGCACTTCAACCTGTTCCCCCACCTGACGGTGCTGGAGAACTGCTGCCTCGCGCAGGTATGGGTGCAGAAGAAGCCGCGCCGGGAAGCCGAGAAGATCGCCATGGAGTACCTCGAACGGGTGCGCATCGCCAACCAGGCGCAGAAGTACCCGGGGCAGCTCTCCGGTGGTCAGCAGCAGCGCGTGGCGATCGCCCGCTCGCTGTGCATGCATCCGGAGATCATGCTGTTCGACGAGCCGACCTCGGCGCTCGACCCCGAGATGATCAAGGAGGTGCTCGACGTCATGGTCCAGTTGGCCAGCGAAGGCATGACCATGCTGTGCGTGACCCACGAGATGGGCTTCGCCAAGACCGTCGCCGACCGGGTGATCTTCATGGACCAGGGGCAGATCATCGAGCAGAACCCGCCGACCGAGTTCTTCGGCAACCCGCGCTCGGCGCGTACGCGCGAGTTCCTGAGCCAGATCCTCGGGCACTGA
- a CDS encoding Rid family detoxifying hydrolase produces MSIEKFMVGTAPQPIAPFSHACRVGELLFVTGQMPTVPETNEMLLGTFAEQTHRVMQNLALVLDAAGSAFEHVIQARVFITNMGHFDEVNAVYASYFETPLPTRTCIGVTGLAGGADVEVDLIAWIPPTTD; encoded by the coding sequence ATGTCGATAGAGAAGTTCATGGTGGGCACGGCGCCTCAGCCGATCGCGCCGTTCTCCCATGCGTGCCGGGTCGGTGAGCTGCTGTTCGTCACCGGGCAGATGCCCACCGTGCCGGAGACCAACGAAATGCTGCTCGGCACCTTCGCCGAGCAGACCCATCGGGTGATGCAGAACCTCGCCCTGGTGCTCGACGCCGCCGGCAGCGCGTTCGAGCACGTGATCCAGGCGCGGGTGTTCATCACCAACATGGGCCATTTCGACGAGGTCAACGCCGTCTACGCCAGCTATTTCGAGACGCCGCTGCCGACACGTACCTGCATCGGCGTCACCGGGCTCGCCGGCGGCGCCGATGTCGAGGTCGACCTGATCGCTTGGATTCCCCCCACCACCGACTGA